A portion of the Adhaeribacter radiodurans genome contains these proteins:
- a CDS encoding glycosyltransferase family 2 protein, whose product MDLSIIIVNFRTFNLTVSCINSIVANLTNLSYEIILIDNAPIEDYSGAFKKVLQNLIYIRSVENIGFGSANNLGIARATGKYILLINSDTLVFDDSLQKCYLAMEADDAEEIGLLGCKLLNEDNSFQSSFYPFRKNTIFNYLITSNWLLNKIFRVNRYFKETNTILEVGDVSGAFMLLRKKVIDKVGGFDPDFFLYCEETEWCRERIAKYFKIIYFPKAAIIHLGGKSAPREPMQIQAKLSRALLWYKKGNIDYILYFFLPI is encoded by the coding sequence ATGGACTTATCTATAATTATCGTTAATTTTCGAACTTTTAACCTAACTGTAAGCTGTATAAATTCTATTGTTGCTAATCTTACTAATTTATCGTATGAAATTATACTCATAGACAATGCACCAATAGAAGATTATAGTGGAGCATTTAAAAAAGTATTACAAAATCTAATTTATATTAGATCTGTTGAAAATATTGGATTTGGAAGTGCTAATAACTTGGGAATAGCACGGGCTACAGGTAAGTACATTTTATTAATAAATTCTGATACTTTAGTCTTTGATGATAGTTTGCAAAAATGTTATTTGGCTATGGAAGCTGATGATGCCGAGGAAATTGGCTTGTTAGGTTGTAAGCTTTTAAATGAAGATAACTCTTTTCAATCATCCTTCTATCCTTTTCGCAAAAATACAATATTCAATTATCTAATTACCAGTAATTGGTTGCTTAACAAAATATTTCGTGTGAACCGATATTTTAAGGAAACTAATACAATCTTAGAAGTTGGTGATGTTTCGGGAGCTTTTATGTTATTGCGTAAAAAGGTAATTGATAAAGTTGGTGGATTTGACCCTGATTTTTTCCTTTATTGTGAAGAGACGGAGTGGTGCCGTGAGAGGATAGCTAAATACTTTAAAATTATATATTTTCCTAAGGCTGCAATTATACATTTAGGAGGCAAAAGTGCCCCCAGAGAGCCCATGCAAATACAGGCCAAGCTGTCACGGGCTTTATTATGGTACAAGAAAGGTAATATAGATTATATATTGTACTTTTTTTTACCTATCTAA
- a CDS encoding glycosyltransferase family 4 protein, whose product MDKIKITYIISNIDKALAFEWIANYFDKNKFELQFILLNSGSSELQRFLQQNRIKIYFINYRGKKDIPATFFIIWRILKKEKPAIIHTHLFDASLIGLLAGKLAGITKRILTRHHGNQHHVYFPNAVYYDKFINSIATHIIAPSESVKNILTNLEGVKSEKVKVINHGFDLSYFSQVDSKSVESLQQKYNPNNKWPVIGVISRYLELKGIQYIIPAFKRALELYPNALLLLANANGSYKAQVQHLLAQLDSESYIEIPFEAEVSTLYKLFDLFIHVPIEQSSEAFGQIYIEALASGIPSVFTLSGVASEFIEHRKNAYIVSHKNSEEIYEAIIEVLGDASLRSSIIRKGKVDVFARFTLKEMINKLEKIYEV is encoded by the coding sequence TTGGATAAAATTAAAATAACCTACATTATTTCTAATATCGATAAAGCGTTAGCTTTTGAGTGGATAGCTAATTACTTTGATAAGAATAAATTTGAATTACAATTTATTCTTTTAAATTCAGGTTCTTCTGAATTACAAAGATTTCTACAACAGAATAGAATAAAAATATACTTTATAAACTACAGAGGTAAAAAAGATATTCCAGCAACCTTCTTTATTATTTGGAGAATTTTAAAAAAGGAAAAACCTGCTATAATCCACACCCATTTATTTGATGCCAGTCTAATTGGTTTGTTAGCTGGTAAATTAGCCGGTATAACTAAACGAATTTTAACCCGGCATCATGGAAACCAGCATCATGTTTACTTCCCTAATGCTGTATATTATGATAAGTTCATAAATTCCATAGCTACTCATATTATAGCACCTTCTGAATCTGTTAAAAATATTCTAACAAACTTAGAAGGAGTAAAATCTGAAAAAGTTAAAGTTATAAACCACGGTTTTGATCTATCCTATTTTAGTCAGGTAGATAGTAAATCAGTTGAATCTTTACAGCAAAAGTATAATCCAAATAATAAATGGCCGGTTATTGGAGTAATATCCAGGTACCTAGAATTAAAAGGTATCCAATATATTATTCCTGCTTTTAAAAGAGCTCTGGAACTGTATCCAAATGCTTTGTTACTATTAGCTAATGCAAATGGTAGCTATAAGGCGCAAGTGCAGCATCTTTTAGCACAATTGGACTCTGAAAGCTATATAGAAATCCCTTTCGAAGCAGAAGTATCTACATTATACAAATTATTTGATTTATTTATTCACGTACCTATCGAACAAAGCTCAGAAGCTTTTGGGCAGATTTACATTGAGGCTTTGGCTTCAGGTATTCCATCTGTTTTTACTTTATCCGGAGTCGCTTCAGAATTCATTGAACATAGGAAAAATGCTTATATTGTTTCGCATAAGAATTCAGAGGAAATATATGAGGCAATAATAGAGGTATTAGGAGATGCAAGTTTAAGAAGTAGTATTATTCGCAAGGGGAAGGTAGATGTTTTTGCTAGATTTACTCTAAAGGAGATGATCAATAAATTAGAGAAAATATATGAAGTCTAA
- a CDS encoding glycosyltransferase family 2 protein encodes MKSKPFFTIVIPTYNRASFIKRTIQSVLDQSFQDFEIIVVDDGSTDNTEELVNSIKSDKVTYYKKANEERAIARNTGAQLSKGEYVNFFDSDDLLYPNHLEEANNVIQKYKFPEFLHLGYEIKDTEGNVITNINSLSGDINQKLIFGNFLGCNGVFLRRDIALKHPFNGDRDLSASEDYELWLRLAARYPIRYSNIVTSTLINHDSRSVLITNKDKLIKRKNSFVKYLWEDEAVREKYSNYKDLVLANSYTYIALHLALTKKHRISTLLYLFKSIKARPATLGTRRFWATLKNLIKLDY; translated from the coding sequence ATGAAGTCTAAGCCATTTTTTACTATTGTAATACCAACCTATAATCGGGCTAGCTTCATTAAAAGAACTATTCAGTCAGTGCTGGACCAATCTTTTCAGGATTTTGAAATTATAGTTGTTGATGATGGAAGCACTGATAATACCGAGGAGTTAGTGAATTCAATTAAAAGCGACAAAGTAACCTATTACAAAAAGGCAAATGAAGAAAGAGCTATAGCACGAAATACCGGAGCACAATTGAGTAAAGGCGAATATGTTAATTTCTTTGATTCTGATGATTTATTGTATCCGAATCATTTAGAAGAAGCTAATAATGTTATTCAAAAATATAAATTTCCGGAGTTTCTTCATTTAGGATACGAAATTAAAGATACGGAAGGTAACGTTATTACCAATATTAATTCTTTATCTGGAGATATAAACCAGAAGTTAATTTTTGGAAATTTCTTAGGTTGTAACGGAGTTTTTCTAAGGCGTGATATTGCATTAAAACACCCTTTTAATGGTGATAGAGATTTATCCGCTTCGGAGGATTATGAATTGTGGTTAAGATTGGCCGCCCGATATCCTATACGTTATTCCAATATTGTTACCTCTACGTTGATTAATCATGATTCGAGGAGTGTGTTGATAACAAATAAAGATAAACTTATTAAAAGGAAAAATTCATTCGTGAAATACTTATGGGAAGATGAAGCAGTTAGAGAAAAGTATAGCAATTACAAAGATTTAGTTTTAGCAAATAGCTATACTTACATTGCCTTGCATTTAGCCTTAACAAAAAAGCATAGAATTAGCACTTTATTGTATTTATTTAAATCTATAAAAGCCAGACCCGCAACTTTAGGAACCAGAAGATTTTGGGCAACACTAAAAAATCTTATTAAACTTGATTATTAA
- a CDS encoding glycosyltransferase, whose translation MPNDSVLFISYDGMTDPLGQSQVLPYLAGLSELGYSITLLSCEKPERFKKNKFLIDEITQTNNIDWQPIPFTSNPPVLAKYYDLYQLRKAAEQLHQKKKFNMVHCRSYVSAAIGLHLKNKFGIKILFDMRGFWVDERVDGGSWNLNNPIFKQAYKNYKSKEAKYIAQADAIISLTEAGKQEMQTWKSYQKAPIQVIPCSADFNLFSLTSPEKKLASRKLLNIIEDALVISYLGSVGAWYLLDEMLAAFSAIKEKNSNAVFLFITTEPATIILEAASKFNLKPKDFVIKAASRKDVPVFTAASDINLFFIKQSYSKIASSPTKLGEILAMGIPVICNSKVGDVESIIRYMDAGIAIPDFSSESYAKIVAQIPALLAKDPADIRNRALEYYTLDNAIKKYAQVYRYLLPESTSVVSNFPEQV comes from the coding sequence ATGCCCAACGATTCCGTTTTATTTATATCTTATGATGGAATGACAGATCCATTAGGGCAGTCGCAAGTGTTACCGTACCTGGCTGGCTTAAGTGAATTAGGCTATAGCATCACTTTATTGTCCTGCGAAAAACCTGAGCGGTTCAAAAAAAATAAATTCTTAATTGATGAAATAACTCAAACAAATAATATTGATTGGCAGCCTATACCTTTTACTTCTAATCCGCCTGTTTTAGCTAAATACTACGATTTGTACCAACTCCGGAAAGCAGCTGAGCAACTGCATCAAAAGAAAAAGTTTAATATGGTGCATTGCCGGAGTTACGTAAGTGCAGCAATCGGTTTACATCTAAAGAATAAGTTCGGCATAAAAATTTTATTCGATATGCGGGGCTTTTGGGTAGATGAACGGGTAGATGGAGGTTCCTGGAACTTAAATAATCCTATTTTTAAACAGGCTTACAAAAATTATAAAAGCAAAGAGGCCAAATACATAGCCCAAGCCGATGCCATTATTAGTTTAACGGAAGCAGGTAAACAGGAAATGCAAACCTGGAAAAGCTACCAAAAAGCTCCCATTCAGGTAATCCCCTGCAGTGCTGATTTTAATTTATTTAGCCTTACCTCGCCGGAGAAAAAACTTGCCTCTCGTAAACTTTTAAACATAATAGAAGATGCCTTAGTAATTAGTTATTTAGGATCAGTTGGGGCTTGGTACCTTTTAGACGAAATGTTGGCTGCTTTTTCTGCGATTAAAGAAAAAAATTCCAATGCAGTATTCCTTTTTATAACCACTGAACCGGCTACTATTATTTTAGAAGCCGCTAGCAAATTTAACTTAAAACCAAAAGATTTCGTTATTAAGGCAGCCAGTCGAAAAGATGTGCCGGTTTTTACTGCGGCATCCGATATTAATTTATTTTTTATTAAACAGAGCTATTCTAAAATTGCCAGCTCTCCTACCAAATTAGGCGAAATTCTAGCTATGGGCATACCGGTTATTTGTAACTCTAAAGTAGGAGATGTAGAAAGTATTATTCGCTATATGGATGCCGGGATAGCAATCCCTGATTTTTCTTCTGAAAGTTACGCAAAGATTGTAGCTCAGATACCGGCACTTTTAGCTAAAGATCCTGCGGATATCCGGAACCGCGCTCTGGAATATTATACCTTGGATAATGCGATAAAAAAGTATGCGCAGGTTTATCGTTATTTGCTTCCAGAGTCTACTAGCGTGGTTAGTAACTTTCCGGAGCAAGTTTAA
- a CDS encoding glycosyltransferase has protein sequence MKILFVVPYPYGKAPSQRFRFEQYLGFLTENNWQYTFAPFLDDRTWNILYKPGHTGQKVWGILKGFFKRFILLFSASGFDFVFIHREATPIGPPWFEWIIAKILRKKIIYDFDDAIWLPNTSENNKIVGGIKWHHKVKAICRWAYIVSCGNSFLCEFAKQYNPNAFINPTTIDTIHLHNQVKNQNTNPVVIGWTGTHSTLKYLDQIVPVLQELEKKFSFKFCVISNKAPAWNIQSLVYKPWQKETEIEDLLSFNVGIMPLEDDIWAKGKCAFKALQYMALGIPALVSPVGMNTEVVEHGVNGYICSTPQQWYTSLAEIISKPTLREVQGKAARQKIEQDYAVLSNRTNFLGLFV, from the coding sequence ATGAAAATTTTATTTGTAGTACCTTATCCTTACGGTAAAGCACCTTCTCAACGGTTCCGGTTTGAACAGTATCTTGGTTTTTTAACGGAAAATAACTGGCAGTATACTTTTGCCCCTTTTTTAGATGATAGAACCTGGAACATCCTCTACAAACCGGGACATACTGGGCAAAAAGTTTGGGGAATACTCAAAGGTTTTTTTAAAAGATTTATATTGCTTTTTTCAGCATCAGGATTTGATTTTGTTTTTATTCACCGTGAAGCAACACCTATTGGGCCTCCTTGGTTTGAATGGATTATAGCTAAAATTTTAAGAAAAAAGATTATTTATGATTTTGATGACGCAATCTGGTTGCCTAATACTTCCGAAAACAATAAAATAGTGGGCGGAATTAAATGGCACCACAAAGTAAAAGCCATTTGTCGGTGGGCATATATAGTTAGTTGTGGCAATTCTTTTTTGTGCGAGTTTGCCAAGCAGTATAATCCCAATGCCTTCATTAATCCAACCACCATCGATACCATTCACCTTCATAATCAGGTTAAAAATCAAAATACTAACCCGGTAGTTATTGGCTGGACGGGAACTCACTCTACCTTGAAATACCTGGACCAGATTGTACCTGTTTTACAGGAGTTGGAAAAAAAATTTAGTTTTAAGTTTTGTGTGATTTCCAATAAAGCACCCGCTTGGAATATTCAGTCGCTGGTATATAAACCATGGCAGAAAGAAACTGAAATTGAAGATTTACTAAGCTTTAATGTTGGAATTATGCCATTAGAAGATGATATCTGGGCCAAAGGAAAATGTGCCTTTAAAGCTCTACAATACATGGCTTTAGGTATTCCGGCGCTTGTTTCACCGGTAGGTATGAATACCGAAGTAGTTGAGCATGGGGTAAATGGTTATATATGTAGCACTCCCCAACAATGGTATACCAGTTTGGCAGAAATAATTAGTAAACCAACCTTAAGGGAAGTACAAGGGAAAGCAGCCCGTCAAAAAATAGAGCAGGATTATGCAGTTTTAAGTAATCGCACTAATTTTTTAGGTCTTTTTGTGTAA
- a CDS encoding tetratricopeptide repeat protein, translated as MKKLFFFFWIGLLPFLSQAQDLEAPEKDTLPTIIPPDTFIMRDLYIDSIYITPQAIETDGWLLMNEDIKNELSGAVDNMYNFKFDRAEKQFRSLRRRYKQHPMPYFLMGLSYWWKIVPTNVQAKQYDAPFFAYMDSTITFAQQLYDKDSKNLEAAFFLSAAYGFQARLHSERSNWRKATICSRHSLEFLQKSRVANGLSPEFLFGEALYNYYAVWIAQNYPLLRPVILFFPRGNKELGLQQLKMVARNGFYTGTEAKFFLMKILANEENDHFAAMPIARYLANTYPDNAYFQRFYAMMNFREGNFRETERLSNEILTKYNKHMPGYEAIGGRYASYYLAYICQNRKDFPKAKQLYEQCIRFARQTGEVESGYYVSSHLNLARIFVQEKDLGRAKEHYEEVKDKAERRTDAFREARDFLRKNRKV; from the coding sequence ATGAAGAAACTGTTTTTTTTCTTTTGGATAGGCTTACTCCCTTTTCTAAGTCAGGCCCAAGACCTGGAAGCCCCGGAAAAAGACACCTTACCTACTATTATTCCGCCCGATACGTTTATTATGCGGGATTTATATATTGATTCCATCTACATTACGCCGCAAGCTATTGAAACCGATGGCTGGTTGCTGATGAACGAAGATATTAAAAACGAATTGAGCGGTGCCGTCGACAACATGTATAATTTTAAATTCGACCGGGCTGAAAAACAATTTCGATCGCTGCGTCGGCGGTATAAACAACATCCCATGCCGTATTTCTTAATGGGGCTAAGTTACTGGTGGAAAATTGTTCCTACCAACGTGCAGGCGAAGCAATACGACGCACCTTTCTTCGCCTACATGGATTCCACTATTACTTTTGCGCAGCAGTTATACGACAAAGACTCGAAAAACCTGGAAGCAGCTTTTTTCTTATCGGCCGCTTATGGTTTTCAGGCAAGGTTGCATTCTGAGCGTAGCAATTGGCGCAAAGCTACCATCTGCAGTCGGCACTCTCTGGAATTTCTGCAGAAGAGTAGAGTAGCTAACGGCTTAAGTCCGGAATTTTTATTCGGTGAAGCGCTCTATAACTACTATGCCGTCTGGATTGCTCAAAATTATCCCTTGCTACGGCCAGTAATTTTATTTTTCCCACGCGGAAATAAAGAATTGGGTCTGCAGCAACTTAAAATGGTAGCCCGCAATGGCTTTTACACCGGCACAGAGGCTAAATTTTTCTTAATGAAAATACTGGCGAACGAAGAAAACGACCACTTCGCCGCTATGCCCATTGCCCGTTACCTGGCGAACACCTACCCCGATAATGCTTACTTTCAGCGTTTCTACGCCATGATGAATTTCCGGGAAGGTAATTTTAGAGAAACTGAACGCCTATCTAACGAAATTCTGACAAAGTATAACAAACACATGCCCGGCTACGAAGCTATTGGCGGCCGCTATGCCTCGTATTACCTGGCGTATATTTGCCAGAACCGCAAAGATTTTCCGAAAGCCAAACAACTCTACGAACAGTGTATCCGCTTTGCCCGCCAAACCGGCGAAGTAGAGTCCGGCTACTACGTGTCGTCGCACTTAAACCTGGCCCGTATTTTTGTCCAGGAAAAAGATTTGGGGCGCGCGAAAGAACACTACGAAGAAGTTAAAGACAAAGCCGAACGCCGCACCGACGCCTTCCGCGAAGCCCGCGACTTCCTGCGTAAGAACCGTAAGGTGTGA
- a CDS encoding M20/M25/M40 family metallo-hydrolase, translating to MELLKQLCQIHAPSGNEVKLTQFLLEYIEQNKANWRITPQVIAGEGFQDCIILVFGQPRTALFAHIDSIGFTVRYSRELITIGGPDTETGYRLVGEDSQGPIACTLHVSEEDNSLSYEFEREIERGTELVFACDFRETETTVQSCYLDNRLGVWNALEVAKTLENGAIVFSCWEEHRGGSVAYLAKYLHEKYGVKQALISDITWVTEGVHSGKGVVISLRDSLIPRRSFVNKLIALAQQTNISFQLEVEGAGGSDAKELQQSSVPWDWCFVGAPEDNVHSPDEIVYKADIQSMVALYQVLMRNL from the coding sequence ATGGAATTATTAAAACAACTTTGTCAGATTCATGCTCCCTCGGGCAATGAGGTGAAACTCACTCAATTTTTATTGGAATACATTGAACAGAATAAAGCCAATTGGCGGATAACGCCACAAGTAATTGCCGGTGAAGGATTTCAGGATTGTATTATTCTAGTGTTCGGGCAGCCCCGTACCGCCCTATTTGCGCACATCGACTCAATTGGCTTTACAGTTCGCTATAGCCGGGAGTTAATTACAATTGGCGGGCCGGATACCGAAACGGGTTACCGGCTGGTGGGAGAAGATAGTCAGGGACCCATTGCCTGTACCTTACACGTGTCTGAAGAAGATAATAGTTTGAGTTACGAGTTTGAACGGGAAATTGAACGCGGTACCGAACTGGTTTTTGCCTGCGATTTCCGGGAGACAGAAACTACGGTACAATCGTGCTACCTGGATAACCGTTTAGGCGTTTGGAATGCTTTAGAGGTGGCTAAAACTTTGGAAAACGGAGCTATTGTATTTTCGTGCTGGGAAGAACACCGGGGTGGTTCGGTAGCCTACCTGGCAAAGTATTTACACGAAAAATATGGGGTAAAACAAGCCTTGATTTCTGATATTACCTGGGTAACGGAAGGAGTTCATTCGGGTAAAGGTGTAGTTATTTCGCTGCGCGATTCTTTAATTCCGCGGCGCAGTTTTGTGAATAAATTAATTGCCCTGGCACAGCAAACAAATATTTCTTTTCAGTTAGAGGTGGAAGGAGCTGGCGGCAGCGATGCCAAAGAATTGCAACAAAGTAGTGTGCCCTGGGATTGGTGTTTCGTGGGAGCCCCCGAAGACAACGTACATTCTCCCGACGAAATCGTTTATAAAGCCGACATTCAAAGCATGGTAGCCTTGTACCAAGTACTCATGCGAAATCTGTGA
- a CDS encoding sodium-translocating pyrophosphatase, whose translation MENIVYLIPAFGVIALLYTFVKSAWVSRQDAGDAKMTTIAKYIAEGAMAFLQAEYKVLAYFVVIASLFLGYLGTVGENSSPVIVVAFIIGAFFSALAGFIGMRIATKANVRTAQAARTSLSKALDVSFTGGAVMGMGVAGLAVLGLGGLFIVFKAMFVGDTYNADEMERALEVLTGFSLGAESIALFARVGGGIYTKAADVGADLVGKVEAGIPEDDPRNPATIADNVGDNVGDVAGMGADLFGSYVATILATMVLGREITVTDNFGGISPILLPMVIAGLGIIFSMIGTFFVKVSEGGDVQRALNLGNWSSVILTAIASYFVINFILPEGSLNLRGFEFSRMDVFYAVLVGLVVGTLMSIITEYYTAMGKRPVMSIVRQSSTGHATTVIGGLAVGMESTVLPILVLAGGIILSYEAAGLYGVAIAAAGMMATTAMQLAIDAFGPIADNAGGIAEMSELPKDVRAKTDILDAVGNTTAATGKGFAIASAALTSLALFAAFMGTANITRIDISNARVLAGLFVGGMIPFIFSALAISAVGRAAMAMVEEVRRQFREIPGIMEGTGKPEYDKCVAISTKAAIREMMLPGAIALIVPIIIGFTFGPEVLGGLLAGVTVSGVLMAMFQSNAGGAWDNAKKSFEKGVEINGKMEYKGSDAHKASVTGDTVGDPFKDTSGPSMNILIKLMSIVSLVIAPHIAVPDTEPTETPTTHLQKSPEQKVAPATTSTISEAKILFIAGR comes from the coding sequence ATGGAGAACATTGTTTACTTAATTCCGGCTTTCGGAGTAATTGCCTTATTGTATACATTTGTGAAATCGGCTTGGGTCAGTCGCCAGGATGCCGGCGATGCGAAGATGACGACCATTGCTAAATACATTGCGGAGGGAGCGATGGCTTTTCTGCAGGCCGAGTACAAAGTGTTAGCTTATTTTGTTGTTATTGCTAGTCTTTTTTTAGGGTACCTGGGTACGGTAGGAGAGAATTCCTCGCCGGTAATTGTGGTCGCCTTTATTATTGGTGCTTTTTTCTCCGCCTTAGCGGGTTTTATCGGGATGCGGATTGCAACCAAAGCCAACGTTCGTACGGCGCAGGCAGCCCGTACCAGTTTATCTAAAGCCTTAGATGTATCGTTTACCGGTGGCGCCGTAATGGGTATGGGCGTAGCAGGTTTGGCGGTGTTGGGTTTAGGAGGCTTGTTTATTGTATTTAAGGCTATGTTTGTGGGCGATACCTACAACGCCGACGAAATGGAACGTGCCCTGGAAGTATTAACCGGATTTTCGCTAGGTGCCGAAAGTATTGCCTTGTTTGCCCGGGTAGGCGGGGGTATTTACACCAAAGCTGCCGACGTAGGAGCGGATTTAGTAGGTAAAGTAGAAGCAGGTATTCCCGAAGATGACCCTCGTAACCCCGCTACTATTGCCGATAATGTGGGCGATAACGTGGGTGACGTGGCCGGAATGGGAGCCGATTTATTTGGTTCGTACGTGGCTACTATTTTAGCAACCATGGTGCTGGGTCGGGAAATCACCGTTACCGATAACTTTGGTGGCATTTCGCCGATTTTATTACCTATGGTAATTGCGGGTTTAGGCATCATCTTCTCGATGATCGGCACCTTTTTCGTAAAAGTAAGCGAAGGCGGCGACGTGCAACGTGCTTTAAACCTGGGTAACTGGTCGTCGGTAATTTTAACGGCTATTGCCTCTTATTTTGTAATTAACTTTATTTTGCCCGAAGGTTCTTTAAACTTACGCGGATTTGAGTTTAGCAGGATGGATGTTTTTTACGCGGTACTCGTGGGTTTAGTAGTAGGTACCTTAATGAGTATTATTACGGAATACTATACCGCCATGGGCAAGCGGCCGGTTATGAGTATTGTGCGCCAAAGCAGTACCGGCCACGCAACTACCGTTATTGGTGGTTTAGCGGTGGGTATGGAATCTACGGTATTGCCTATTCTGGTTTTAGCAGGTGGTATTATTTTATCTTACGAAGCTGCGGGTTTATACGGGGTAGCCATTGCCGCAGCAGGCATGATGGCCACTACTGCCATGCAATTAGCCATTGATGCTTTCGGGCCGATTGCTGATAACGCTGGTGGTATTGCCGAAATGAGTGAGTTGCCCAAAGACGTGCGGGCCAAAACCGATATTCTGGATGCTGTTGGGAACACTACAGCGGCTACCGGTAAGGGCTTCGCGATTGCCTCGGCGGCTTTAACTTCCCTTGCTTTATTTGCCGCTTTTATGGGAACTGCTAATATTACCCGCATTGATATTTCGAACGCCCGGGTACTGGCCGGTTTATTCGTGGGCGGTATGATTCCTTTTATCTTCTCGGCACTGGCTATTTCGGCGGTAGGTAGAGCAGCGATGGCCATGGTAGAAGAAGTACGTCGGCAGTTCCGCGAAATTCCTGGTATTATGGAAGGAACCGGTAAACCGGAATACGATAAATGCGTGGCTATTTCTACGAAGGCGGCTATCCGGGAAATGATGTTGCCGGGCGCTATTGCTTTAATTGTTCCTATTATTATTGGTTTTACTTTTGGGCCGGAAGTTTTAGGTGGCTTGCTGGCAGGGGTTACGGTATCAGGTGTTTTAATGGCCATGTTTCAATCAAACGCTGGTGGTGCCTGGGATAATGCGAAAAAGTCTTTTGAAAAAGGCGTAGAAATTAATGGGAAAATGGAATACAAAGGTTCAGATGCGCACAAGGCTTCGGTAACCGGCGATACGGTAGGTGATCCATTTAAAGATACGTCTGGCCCGTCCATGAATATTTTGATTAAGCTGATGTCGATTGTATCGTTGGTAATTGCACCGCATATTGCTGTTCCGGATACCGAACCAACCGAAACTCCGACAACGCATCTGCAAAAATCACCTGAACAAAAAGTTGCGCCAGCTACAACCAGTACTATTTCTGAGGCTAAAATACTTTTTATTGCCGGACGGTAA
- the hpt gene encoding hypoxanthine phosphoribosyltransferase, producing MSDSTVQLHDKEFTIYLQENEIRQAIERLAVQINQDYKENTPVFLAVLNGSFMFASDLMKEIKIPCEISFIKLASYQNTQSTGTVKELVGLNEEVRSRHIIILEDIVDTGHTVSVLLEKLQAFSPASIQIASLLLKPASLQHPLQLKYTALSIPNDFVVGYGLDYNGLGRNLRHLYKVKS from the coding sequence ATGAGCGACTCAACGGTTCAACTGCACGACAAAGAATTTACTATTTACTTACAGGAAAATGAAATCCGGCAAGCAATCGAACGTTTAGCTGTTCAAATTAATCAAGATTACAAAGAAAACACCCCGGTTTTCTTAGCTGTTCTGAATGGCTCTTTTATGTTTGCCTCTGATTTAATGAAAGAAATAAAAATTCCCTGCGAAATTTCTTTTATCAAATTAGCTTCCTACCAAAATACCCAAAGTACTGGTACCGTGAAAGAATTGGTAGGCTTAAACGAAGAAGTAAGAAGCCGGCATATCATTATTTTAGAAGATATCGTGGACACAGGGCATACCGTAAGTGTACTTTTAGAGAAATTACAGGCCTTTTCCCCTGCTTCTATCCAAATAGCAAGTTTGCTTTTAAAGCCAGCCAGTCTGCAGCATCCTTTGCAATTAAAGTACACCGCTCTTTCTATTCCCAACGATTTTGTGGTAGGGTACGGGCTAGATTATAACGGTTTAGGACGCAACCTTCGCCATCTTTACAAGGTCAAGAGCTAA
- a CDS encoding adenylate kinase: MLNIVLFGPPGAGKGTQSQKLIDTYNLIHLSTGDLLRSEIAAGTELGLRAKKLMDQGTLVPDEVVIGMIDSKLKENKNAAGFIFDGFPRTVPQAKSLDALLEQNHTAISGMIALEVNEEELTKRLLIRGQTSGRPDDQNEGLVRKRVQEYNTKTAPVAGYYANQGKFNAINGIGEIEEIFTEICEIVDAFAVQPKA; the protein is encoded by the coding sequence ATGTTAAATATTGTTTTATTTGGCCCTCCGGGTGCGGGAAAAGGAACGCAAAGTCAGAAATTAATTGATACGTATAACTTAATTCACCTTTCTACCGGTGATTTGCTGCGCTCAGAAATTGCGGCTGGTACCGAATTGGGATTGCGGGCCAAAAAACTAATGGATCAAGGAACGCTGGTGCCCGACGAAGTAGTAATTGGAATGATTGATTCCAAGCTCAAAGAAAATAAGAACGCGGCTGGTTTTATATTTGATGGTTTTCCACGCACAGTACCTCAAGCTAAAAGCTTAGATGCTTTACTCGAACAAAACCATACGGCTATAAGTGGCATGATTGCCTTGGAAGTAAACGAAGAAGAGCTAACCAAACGCCTTTTAATCCGGGGGCAAACTTCCGGCCGTCCAGACGATCAAAACGAAGGATTAGTGCGGAAGCGCGTACAGGAATACAATACCAAAACTGCTCCCGTAGCGGGTTATTATGCTAATCAGGGCAAATTCAACGCTATTAATGGTATTGGGGAAATTGAAGAAATCTTCACCGAAATTTGCGAAATTGTTGATGCCTTCGCTGTCCAGCCAAAAGCGTAA